TATCCTGCTGGGCTTCAACGATTTTGCTTTCAACATATTCTGCCACTGAATAAATAAAAAGTTCATCCCCCGGGGACGTCTCGACTTCATAAGTCCTTCCTAAAATATTCACTGGCACTTTATTCATTTACGGTTTTCCTTTATTGTGGTTTTATAGAATTAAATTTTTTGATTATCTTTTCAATACGGCCTGCTATTGTTTTTCTTTCTTCCAATAGTTTGTCGTTATTTGAGATCAGCTGCTTTGTCCGTTTGTTTTCCTCCTCAAGAAATTTTAGTTCTGTTTGCAGTTTTTGGTTCTCTTCGCTAACCTTTAAAAGCCGTTCTGCTACCTGGTTTATTTTTTTTTCAAGAGTTTTAATGCTGTCCATTTATTATAATTCTATAATAAACTCCACGTGATGTCAAGAGTAATTTATGCGGATTTTATTTATCCCTGCCTTTATCTTTATCTACCCTTCTTTTTATTCATCAAAAACTTTCGCGACAACGTACTTCTTCGGAGATACTTCAATAAGGTCGCCGTTCTTTATCCACTGTTTATACCTGGCAAGATCGAGCATCATGAGCGCTTCCCTTTCTTCAGGGTCTCTTTGTCTTCTTTTTGCCCCACGCTTTCTTCCAAGCATCGCCGGTACTTTAAAAAATATGTCTTTTTTTGTTTTTATAAAGTCATCAAAGTTCATCTTTCTCATTTTATTATCTCTGCTTTTAACCTTGATAAAGCCAGGTCCGTTTTCTCTTCTTTTGACCTCTTATTAATGTAATCCCAATCAATTTTATCATAACTGATAAGTATTAGTTCTTTCACCCAGTTTGCTTCATCCGTAGAATTCCAATGTACATACGCATTAAGGCGGTCTATTATCAAATCTTCCACTCCAAGGATATAGGCTTTTAATCCTTCTATCTCAATTTCTAAGAGATGTTCGCTTTCCCCTTTTGTTAAGCGTGAACCTGGCGCTTCTATATACACATCCAGCTCTTTATTTATCCAATGCCTGCCTTCCCTGGTAAATCCGAAACCTTTAAGGACTTTATCGAGCAGTTTATTGTCGGAAAAGACCAGGTCTATATCTCCGGTGCTATATCCGCCGACCGTATAAAATTCTACTGCAAACCCGCCTACAATTACGGGCTTAAGCTCATATTTTTCAAGCTCTTTAGTGAGGATAGCGGTTATAAATAAATGTTTTTTTAGTTTGTCTTTTATCTTGCCTGCTTTTAAAAGGAGTTTTTGGATATCTGTTTGTTCGGAAAGTGTACTGTTATTTGATTGGTTTTGAGGTGCCGTAAGATATTGAGATATCCATCTGTCTATCTCTGATTTAACAAAACGGTACTGTCCCCCAATCTTTTTAAAGGGTATTTCATTGTTTTTGAGAAGTTTGTATACTTTTTTTGTACTAAATTTAAGATATTTTGCTATTTCTTTTACATCTAATATCTCTGTGTTCATGCTATATAGATAGCATAATATAGTAGAATTGTCAAGACATCTTTAGAATATATTAGACTATATTAGAATTCATTAGCATCAATCAAAGGATAGAAATTAACGGTTCTCTATAAAATACTTTAACTTGATAATTCCCCGTAGTTTGCTACGGGGTTACCTTGCAGGTCATTGCGATCCCGCAAAGCGGGAGAAGCAATCTCTAAAAATGTTGTTGCAACGTCGAGATCGCCACGGCCACCTGCGGTGGCCTCGCGATGACAAGCCATTGATACCGCCCAGCTTGCTGGGCGGAGATTCATTAAGGTCATCCGGCAAAAATAACGAACAGCACGATGATTATTATCACTATGAACAGCACCGCCAAAAAACCGATTATCGATACCACACTAAGAGTGTCGTCAGCTGCTTCAAGCGTAGCATCGATCACTTCCGGGGCAGCTTCTATTGCTGCTTTTAGGATTACCGTGATTTCTTCGAATATTGACTTTATGACAACTTTGCCTGCGAAATTTCCTTCCCACCATTTTTCAAATTCTTCGAAACTCTTATGCAGCCTGCTCTCAGTTTCTTTTCTTGCTTCTTTTGCCCACCGTTTTACTTTCTCTTCACTGTAATGTTTTTTAAATGTTTCTGAAGGCGAATATTTCTGTAGAGGAGCAGAACGGCTATCCAGCACTTCATCGTATATCCGCTTCTTATTCTCATTGCTTAATATATCATATGCCTGTGTAATTAAAATTGATTTTTCGTGAGCATCTAAAGACCTATTCCGGTCAGGATGCCATTTTAGCATCATCTTTCTATACGCACGTTTTATGGCATCAAAAGACGAAGCTCTTTCTATATTCAGTACTTTATAGTAATTAACAAAATCGTTCATTCCGTTTTTTGCCATAAATAAGGCTCGTGTTAAAGGGTTTAGTTATAGAAGTTCTTTCGGGAAGATGTTGTCTAGTCCTAAGATACAGGCCGGGTCTAAGGTTCTTTTTAAAATTGCCATCTCTTTCATGCCTGAGCTGCCAACCATCTTTTCAAGGAATATGTGTTTTAGCTTTCCTATGCCATGCTCAGCCGATACAGTGCCTCCGAGCTTAAGAGCCCGTTCAACAAGCTCCAGATATATCTTTCGGCTCCTGTCCTGGTCTTCCTGAGTAGTGGGCAGAAAATTGGAATGCAGGTGGCTTTCGCCTATGTGGCCGAATAGCATATGCGGTATTTTTGAGCTCTCCAGCTTTTCTTTGTAAAAAAGAAGCATTTCTTTTATCCTGTCCTGCGGGACAGCTATATCAGTGCCAGTCTTTGGCAATTTATTTTTTCTTACTATTTCGTTCACTTTCTCTGGGAGGCTGTACCTGAAATCCCTGAACCCTTCCTGGTCCCTGGCTGATGTTGCAAACCATGCTTTATCTTCAGGAGCTTTGTATTTGCCAAGCAGTTTTACCCACTGTTCAAGGTTTTTATTTTCATTCAAGCCGGAAGAGATGTGCTGCTCAAAGAAAATAGCGGCTTTTGCGAATTCCGGGATATTCGGGTAATCGTTTTTTAAAAGCTCAAGTGAGTTATGGTCAAAATATTCCAAAGACAGTATCCCGGGAACGGATGTTTTTGCTTCAGAAACCAGGTCCCAGGAAAACTCTTCGGCAGGAAAAAAGATTATGCCTGAGAACGTTTTATCTATCAAAGGTTTAAGCAGTACCTCGACTTCCGTTATAATGCCCAGAGTCCCTTCATGGCCTATGAACAGGTCTATCAGGTCCATGCCCGGACGGTTAAAATACCCGGCTGCATTTTTAATGTCCGGCAAAACATATTTCGGCAGGTGTATAGTTAAGTCATTCTTTGATAATTTAATATTAAGTATTCCTGATGTGCCGGCAAAGTTTTTGCCGCGTTCTATATTTAAGAACTCGCCGTTAGAGAGGATTATTTTTAATCTTTTTATATAGTTGCGGGTAGGGCCGTACCTGAAGCCTCTTGAACCGGAAGCGTTCGTGGAAACATTGCCGCCTATAAATGAGTTCTGCTCCGTAGGGTCAGGGCAGTACATCAGGTTCCTTTCTTTTGCTGCTTCTTTAAGCTCTTTTACCGTAACTCCGGCCCCAACAACTGCAGATGAGTCCCTGATTTCAAAGATCCTGTTCAATCTTTCAAGTGAAAGGACCACGCCGCCAAACGGTACCCTTCCCCCTGTAACTCCAGTCCCTGCACCAGACACGGTGACCGGAGTATTTTTTTTACCTGCTTCAGCGATAAAATCAGATATCTCTTTTTCGTTTTCGGGTATGTAAACGCTTTCTGCGTAGCCGCCGGTAAGCCCTGACTGGTCTTCAAAATAGGATTGTATGGTGTCTTTGTCTGTTTTTATAAGCATTATGAATATATAGACAGAGATTAGGTTCTCAGAGAAATGTTCAAGTTTTTCTTTAAGGTTTCAAGGATTAGGTTTATTGCTGAATTTATCTCATTTTCTGCCAAAGTATGGTCTTGGTGCTGGAACTTAAAATGAATGGAATAGCTTATTTTATTGTTTTCCAGTTCGTATCTTGAGAACAGGTCAATGTGCTTGAATATAGCCTTAAGGCCTTCGGAATTATTTACGAGCTCCATGATATCGTCTTTTATGTCCTTAAAAGCTATATTACTGCCTGCTACAAGAGCCAGGTCTCTTTTTACCTCAGGAAACCTCTTTAAAGGTTCATACCTGGATGTTTTATGGTCCCACTTAAGGTCATCCAGATACAGTTCCGCATAAGCGATCTCTTTTTCAAACTCCATAGTAAATTTAGGATGTATAATTCCGTAATGCCCGGCTGCGGCATTGTTAACGGAAATTTCAGAGTTTTTACCCGGATGAAAATAAGCCGGAATATTTCCTGGACCCTGGACGGCCACAAGCCCCTCTCCTTTAAGTATGTTTTCCATCACTCCGGCGATTATAGTTACATCGATCTTCGGGGATATTATTTTAGTGTCTTCGAACTTCCACCATTCCGGCAGGATATCTCCGTAGGCAAGTATTCCCAGAACCCTTTTCTCACCGTCTTTTGTGAATATATTTCCGGTTTCGAATATTCTTATTGTTTTATATCCTTGAGACAGGTTGAGTTTCAGGTTAGCTAAAAGCCCAGGAAGAAGGTTTGTCCGTAATGATTCATTTTCTTTTGAAATGGGGTTTGCCACAGATTCCACCGGCTGCATCTCATATTCTTTGAGCTGGGTCTCGCTTGTAAAAGTGTTGTTCATTACCTCGCAGAAACCAAGGGAAACGAGCCTGTCTCTTAAGCTATTCTCAGCGGGTTTGTATCTTTCCCCCTCGTTTATGTCCGGGTTTAATGCAAGTACTGTAGTAGGTATCTTGTCGTAGCCGTACATCCTTGCAACTTCTTCTATAAGGTCGGCTTCCTGGGTGATGTCCTGCCGCCACGAGGGTATTTCAGTTATGAATTTATTACCGTTTTCTACGGGTTTTAAGTTTAGGTTTGTAAATATCTCAAACATCTCATTATTAGATATATCAGTGCCAAGGAGTTTGTTCGCCCGCTCCGGCCGCAGCTCAACTTTGTTGAATACGTACGGTTGTGCGATATCATCTTTCAGAGCTTCTGCTTTGCCGCCTGCTATCTCCTGTATCAGTTCAACCGCGCGTTTTGAAGCAAGTTCAGCCATCTCCCACGAACAGCCGCGTTCGAACCTGTAGGAAGAATCAGTGGATATATTCAATTTTTTTGAGGTCTTTCTTACACTTGCGGCATAAAATACCGCGCTTTCAAGCAGGATATCAGTGGTTTTTTGAGTAACACCTGAATGTTCGCCGCCCATAACCCCTGCGATGGCCTGAGGTTTTTTTGCATCGCAGATCACAAGGACAGTGTCATCAAGTGCATATTCGCGGCCGTCCAGGGCAAGTATCTTTTCCCCGTTTCCAGCGCGTCTTACGATTATTTCTTTTCCTTCAAGAAGGTTTAAGTCAAAGGCATGCAGAGGGTGGCCTATTTCAAGCATCAGATAGTTAGTTATATCGACTATATTGTTTATGGGCCTTATCCCGCATTTTTCAAGGCGACTTTTTATCCTGTCCGGAGAGGGGCCTACTTTGACGCCCGATATCCTGTATCCTATATATCTGGGGCAAAGGTCCTTATCTATAACGGTTATTTTTACATCGCCTGGGAGTTCATTTATTTTAGGTTCATGTATTTTTATATTTTTCTTGAAATATGAGGCAAGTTCCCGGGCTATCCCAAGGTGGTTTAAGCAGTCCGGACGGCTTGTCGTGGTCTCAACTTCAAGCATCGTGTCATTGTCATCGTTCAAGGCATTTTCAAGAGGAATGCCGATCTTCGTATCTGGCGGCAGTACCATTATCCCTGAAGTATCTTCTTTTATCCCAAGCTCTTTTTGGGAGCATATCATGCCTTGAGATTCTACGCCCCTTATCTTTCTTGGTTCTATCTTAAACCCTCCTGGCAGCTCAGCGCCGAGCTGTGCCAGGGCTATAGTCTGGTCTTTTGCCACATTGGGTGCGCCGCATACGATCGAATAGGTGTTTGTCCCATCCGCAACCGTACACAGGGTAAGTTTATCTGCGTTCGGATGCTTGTTTATTTCAACTACCTTTGCGGTTATGACCTTTGTCCAATTACAGGGTTTAGACAGCACTGTAGTTTCAAATCCCCGGAACAATAGGATATCCGCTATTTCTTCCGGAGACCGGTCAAATTCAACAAATTCCTTGAGCCAATTTAATGATATTTTCATATTTTTAACTTTCAGGCTTCAGGTAGCAACTGTCAGCGACATCTAAAACCATTTTTTTAACTGATGCCTGACGCCTGCTTAGAATTGTTTTAAAAAACTTAAGTTGTTCTCGTAAAAAAGCCTTATATCTTCTATGCCGTACTTGAACATTGACAGCCGTTCTATTCCAAGGCCGAATGCAAAACCCGTATACTTTTCCGGGTCAAGCTTTACGGCTTTAAAAACATTGGGGTGTACCATGCCGCAGCCGAGCATTTCAAGCCAGCCGGAGTTCTTGCATACCCTGCAGCCTTTGCCTTTACAGATGGTGCATTGAATATCAACTTCTGCGGACGGTTCCGTGAATTGGAAATGGGACGGTCTGAACCTTAAATTGACATTTGAACCGAAATACCTGTGGATAAAATATGTTAAGCTTCCCTTCAGGTCCGAAAAAGTTATCTTCTTGTCTACTGCGAGCCCTTCTATCTGGTGAAATACGGCCGAATGGGTCGCGTCCGTTGCTTCATTCCGAAATACCCGGCCGGGCGCGATGATCTTTAAAGGAGGTTTCTGTTTTTCCATAACGTGTATTTGAACAGGAGATGTGTGTGTCCTCAAAAGGAGTTTTTCATTATTCGGGCCGTTGTCCTTTAGAAAGAAAGTATCCTGGACATCCCTTGCAGGGTGGTCTTGGGGAATATTTAAAGCCTCAAAATTGAACCATTCGGTTTCGATCTCAGGTCCTTTTTCTATTTTGAAGCCTATCTCTTCGAAAATCTGGGATATTTCATTTAATGTTTGCCTTAAAGGATGGTAGTGCCCGGTCTCGAAAGGGTATGGGGGCAGGCTTGTATCGACTTTTTCTTTTTCTATTTTTTCCGATATTTTATTTTTTTGTATGTCTTTGACTTTTGTTTCGATAAGGGATTCAAGTTCAACTTTGGCAAGATTCGCATTTTTGCCGACTTCTTTTTTCTCTTCTACAGGCATGCCTGAAAGGCTCTTAAGTATATCTGTAAGGGTGCCTTTCCTTCCCAGAACGCCGATCCTGATGGCTTCTATATCGTCAAGGGTCGATGCCCGGGATATTTTGTCAAGGCAATCTTTTTTTAGCTGGTCTAATTTCTCTTTTATATCCATCAAAATAGTAAATTTGAATAAGGTGTCATTCCTGCGGAAGCAGGAATCTATAGTTTCTTTCTCTGCTGGATTCCCGATTACAGCACTCGGGAATGACTAACAGGCAAAAAACGGAGTTTTTCAATTATTGTCCGGCTGAGCTTGCTGTACACCCTGGCTGTTCTTTGCTATTTCAGCAAGCTGTTTAAAAGCATTGGTGTCGCTTATGGCTATTTCGGCAAGCATTTTTCTGTCAATAGCGATATTAGCTTTTTTTAGGCCGGAAATAAAACGGCTGTAACTCAAACCATGCTCTCTAGCCGCGGCATTAAGCCTTGTTATCCAGATACCTCTGAAAATCCCTTTTTTGTCTTTTCTTCCCACATAGGCATGCCTTAGGGATTTTTCGATCTGCTGTATAGTAATTCTCCAGCGGTTTTTCTTTGTCGCATAGTAACCTTTTGCCATGCGAAAAAATTTCTTTTTTCTCTGTCTTGTATAGACAACACTTTTTGCCCTCATTTTATTAACTCCTTGTTTAGTTAGGAGTTCATAGTTATTGGTTCGTAGTGAAAGATTTTCTACTCCGAACTCCAAACTCCGAACTCTACACTGTTGTTACGCGTACGGTATCAGTTTCTTTATCATCTTTGAATCTGTTTTATTAAGGATATTCATTTTACGCAGGTTTCTGCCGTGAGCCGGAGCCATGCCGGTCAAAAGATGGCGCAGCCCCTGTTTTTTGTGCTTTACTTTTCCGGTTTTACTTACAAAAAAACGTTTTTTAGCACCGCTATGCGATTTGATTTTTGGCATTAATAGCCTCCTCAATTGAATAATTGCAAATTGAGACCGTTGAAAAACCTATTAAGCTGTCATTCCTGCGAAAGCAGGAATCTATATTTTCCGTAAATACTGGATTCCCGATAACGGCACTCGGGAATGACAAAAGAGCAAAAAACGTGGTTTTTCAACAATCTCAAATTGACAAAGTTAGTCCCGCCATGGCGGCGGGACTAACTACTAATTGATTATTTTGCAATGAAAGTTATTGATCTTAAGATTCTTTTGTCGGCATTTCTTTTGGAGAAGGTATTTTCTTCTCTGCCGGAATATCCTTCGGAGTTGGAATATCCTTTGAAGCCGGGATCTCTTTAGAAGCAGGGACTTCCTTAGGATCCGGAGCTTCTTTCGGTTTTTTAACCGTAGTTTTTAAAACATCTTTCTTCGGCACGAAATTTAAAAAGAGCCTTGTTCCAAAAAAAGTCGGCCTGCCTTCAAGCTCACCGATATCAGATAGGTTTGCTTTGACTTTTTCTGCCAGGACCTGACCGAGTTCCCTGTGGGTATTTTCCCTTCCTTTAAACATTATAGCTACACGGACTTTATCATGTTCAAGCAGGAACTCACGGATATGGTTTAATTTTACTTCAAGGTCGTGCTGGCCAATCGCCGGCCTTATCCTTATTTCCTTGAGATGGCCGCCTTTTTGTTTTTTACGTGCTTCTTTTTCCTTTTTGTTGTGTTCATATCTCAGCTTTGAATAGCTGATTATCTTGCATACAGGGGGCGTGGCTGCGGGTGAGATTTCCACCAGGTCCTTCCCTCTTTCCTTTGCCAGTGCAAGAGCTTCATTGGTCGGTTTTACTCCGAGCTGGGAACCATCTTCGTCAATAAGCCTTACTTGTGGGACCTTGATTTGATAATTGATACGGTATCTTATGTCTACGGCAACCTCCCTTTGTTACCTGTTTTTGGTAACAACAAAAAAATAAGGACGGCAAATGCCATCCCTAAATTTTTGAAATAAATATATTATTATAGATTATTTTATTCATTAACCTTTTTCCCTTATCAGGTGAAGGTGAGCGGGATAGCTTCTTTATGGGTAAAATATAGCAAAATCGCCGTTTATTGTCAAGCGTTCCAGAACTTTGAAACTTCTTCATTTATCAGGTTAATAAAATCCCCGGGTTTCATTGAGCCTAAGTCTTTTCCTTCTTTTGTCCTTACGGCGATAGTTTCGCCTTCTTTTTCTTTGTCGCCTATAACGGCCATGTAAGGAACTTTTGCAAGGGCGGCTTCTCTTATTTTAAATCCTATTTTTTCGTTCCTTAAGTCAAAATCTGCTCTGATGCCGGTTTTCGTGAATCTTTCAAGCAGTTTAAGCCCGTACTCTTCCTGTTTTTCGGTTATATTCATTATCTGCACCTGTACGGGAGCCAGAAACACAGGAAAAGCTCCTCCATAGTGTTCCACCAGCACCCCGAAAAACCGCTCAAGTGAACCCATCAAAGCTCTGTGTATCATATACGGCCGGACTTTCTTGCCGGACTGGTCGATATATGTCAGGTCGAACCTTTCTGGTTCGTTAAAATCAAATTGTATAGTAGAACACTGCCATTCGCGGTTTAGAGCGTCTTTAACCTTAATGTCTATCTTTGGCCCGTAAAATGCGCCGCCGCCTTCGTCGATAGAGCAGGTGAGGTTCTCGGCTTTTACCGCCTCCTGCAAGGCCTTTGTGGCATCTTCCCACAGGACCGGGTCGCCCACGGATTTTTCTTTTGGTTTTGTAGCGACATAAATATTGAATTCCTTAAACCCGAACGCATTTAGGATATTCAGGCAGAACCTTATAACTTTCCTTATCTCATCCGGCATCTGGTCCGGCCGGCATATTATATGGGCGTCGTCCTGGGTAAATCCCCTTACGCGCATAAGCCCGTGAAGAACACCGCTTTTTTCGTACCTGTACACTGTTCCCAGTTCAGCCCAGCGCAGTGGCAGGTCCCTGTAAGAATACAGAGCGCTCTTATAAATCATAAGATGGAACGGGCAGTTCATTGGTTTTGCATAATAATTGTTTTCATCGATCTTCATGGGTGAGTACATGAATTCTTTATAGAAATCAAGGTGCCCGCTTGTTTCCCATAGATTGCCAAGCCCTATGTGAGGTGTAAACACCATCTCATAGCCGTTCTCAATATGTTTTTTTCTCCAGAAATCTTCGATTATCATGCGAATCCGCGCTCCTTTAGGGTGCCAGAGCACAAGCCCGGGCCCCACCTCTTCATTTATCGAGAAAAGGTCGAGTTCACGCCCAAGTTTTCTGTGGTCGCGTTTTTTAGCTTCTTCAAGCCTGTTAAGGTGAGCTTCCAGCTCCTCTTTTGTAGGAAAAACCGTGCCGTATATCCTCTGTAGCTGTTCCCTTTTTTCGTCCCCTCTCCAGTAAGCGCCTGCAATGGACAATAGTTTGAAGTGTTTGAGTTTAGAAGAATATTTTACATGAGGCCCGCGGCAGAGGTCTATGAAATCGCCTGTCTGGTAAAAAGTGACTTTGTCGTCAGGAATTGCTTCTATAAGTTCGACTTTATATTTCTCGTTACGTTCCTTAAAAAAAGCCAGCGCCTCTTCCTTTGTCTTTTCGCTGCGCAGGAAAGGAAGGTTTCCTTTTGCAATCTCTTTCATCTTGGCTTCTATTTTTTCAAGGTCTTCAGGGACAAAAGGCTGGGGCCTGTCAAAATCATAGTAAAACCCGTCTTCAATGGACGGCCCTATGGCAACCTTCGTTTCCGGGAAAAGATTTACCACCGCCGCCGCCATCAAGTGCGCTGTCGAATGCCGAAGCATGTCTAAATCAGCCTGCTCAATAGTTTTTTCGTTCATTTTATTTTGATTCCAAATATTTCAAGATGGTTTTATAAACTGTGTCAGAAAATTTGTAGAATTTCCTAACTTTTTCTTTTGACGGTTTGCCTTCTGGAAGTAGGCCTAAATCAGAAGGATATCTTGTGTCAATATACGTTTCATTTAGCATTTTTAGGTGGTCTTCATTTATCTTAGTTTTTATTTTGCTTTTTATGATATCGTATAATCGTATTAAATTATGTATCCTTGGAATGTCCTGGCTATTTTCTTCTATTACAGCTTTAAAGCACTTTTCAACGCATTGTTCGCAATGGAATGCTGCAATATTCGTTAAGTGGTCGTCTTTTAACATAAGTTCGCAGCTCTAAGGTCGTCCTTAGCATATTTTAGCCATTCCTCAGCTAACTTTTTCATATAAAACCTTTCCATTTTTCATTATTTCCCTTGCAAACGAACTCTTC
This genomic stretch from Candidatus Liberimonas magnetica harbors:
- a CDS encoding helix-turn-helix domain-containing protein — translated: MNTEILDVKEIAKYLKFSTKKVYKLLKNNEIPFKKIGGQYRFVKSEIDRWISQYLTAPQNQSNNSTLSEQTDIQKLLLKAGKIKDKLKKHLFITAILTKELEKYELKPVIVGGFAVEFYTVGGYSTGDIDLVFSDNKLLDKVLKGFGFTREGRHWINKELDVYIEAPGSRLTKGESEHLLEIEIEGLKAYILGVEDLIIDRLNAYVHWNSTDEANWVKELILISYDKIDWDYINKRSKEEKTDLALSRLKAEIIK
- a CDS encoding DnaJ domain-containing protein, with amino-acid sequence MAKNGMNDFVNYYKVLNIERASSFDAIKRAYRKMMLKWHPDRNRSLDAHEKSILITQAYDILSNENKKRIYDEVLDSRSAPLQKYSPSETFKKHYSEEKVKRWAKEARKETESRLHKSFEEFEKWWEGNFAGKVVIKSIFEEITVILKAAIEAAPEVIDATLEAADDTLSVVSIIGFLAVLFIVIIIIVLFVIFAG
- a CDS encoding FAD-binding oxidoreductase; this translates as MLIKTDKDTIQSYFEDQSGLTGGYAESVYIPENEKEISDFIAEAGKKNTPVTVSGAGTGVTGGRVPFGGVVLSLERLNRIFEIRDSSAVVGAGVTVKELKEAAKERNLMYCPDPTEQNSFIGGNVSTNASGSRGFRYGPTRNYIKRLKIILSNGEFLNIERGKNFAGTSGILNIKLSKNDLTIHLPKYVLPDIKNAAGYFNRPGMDLIDLFIGHEGTLGIITEVEVLLKPLIDKTFSGIIFFPAEEFSWDLVSEAKTSVPGILSLEYFDHNSLELLKNDYPNIPEFAKAAIFFEQHISSGLNENKNLEQWVKLLGKYKAPEDKAWFATSARDQEGFRDFRYSLPEKVNEIVRKNKLPKTGTDIAVPQDRIKEMLLFYKEKLESSKIPHMLFGHIGESHLHSNFLPTTQEDQDRSRKIYLELVERALKLGGTVSAEHGIGKLKHIFLEKMVGSSGMKEMAILKRTLDPACILGLDNIFPKELL
- the pheT gene encoding phenylalanine--tRNA ligase subunit beta, giving the protein MKISLNWLKEFVEFDRSPEEIADILLFRGFETTVLSKPCNWTKVITAKVVEINKHPNADKLTLCTVADGTNTYSIVCGAPNVAKDQTIALAQLGAELPGGFKIEPRKIRGVESQGMICSQKELGIKEDTSGIMVLPPDTKIGIPLENALNDDNDTMLEVETTTSRPDCLNHLGIARELASYFKKNIKIHEPKINELPGDVKITVIDKDLCPRYIGYRISGVKVGPSPDRIKSRLEKCGIRPINNIVDITNYLMLEIGHPLHAFDLNLLEGKEIIVRRAGNGEKILALDGREYALDDTVLVICDAKKPQAIAGVMGGEHSGVTQKTTDILLESAVFYAASVRKTSKKLNISTDSSYRFERGCSWEMAELASKRAVELIQEIAGGKAEALKDDIAQPYVFNKVELRPERANKLLGTDISNNEMFEIFTNLNLKPVENGNKFITEIPSWRQDITQEADLIEEVARMYGYDKIPTTVLALNPDINEGERYKPAENSLRDRLVSLGFCEVMNNTFTSETQLKEYEMQPVESVANPISKENESLRTNLLPGLLANLKLNLSQGYKTIRIFETGNIFTKDGEKRVLGILAYGDILPEWWKFEDTKIISPKIDVTIIAGVMENILKGEGLVAVQGPGNIPAYFHPGKNSEISVNNAAAGHYGIIHPKFTMEFEKEIAYAELYLDDLKWDHKTSRYEPLKRFPEVKRDLALVAGSNIAFKDIKDDIMELVNNSEGLKAIFKHIDLFSRYELENNKISYSIHFKFQHQDHTLAENEINSAINLILETLKKNLNISLRT
- the pheS gene encoding phenylalanine--tRNA ligase subunit alpha, with the translated sequence MDIKEKLDQLKKDCLDKISRASTLDDIEAIRIGVLGRKGTLTDILKSLSGMPVEEKKEVGKNANLAKVELESLIETKVKDIQKNKISEKIEKEKVDTSLPPYPFETGHYHPLRQTLNEISQIFEEIGFKIEKGPEIETEWFNFEALNIPQDHPARDVQDTFFLKDNGPNNEKLLLRTHTSPVQIHVMEKQKPPLKIIAPGRVFRNEATDATHSAVFHQIEGLAVDKKITFSDLKGSLTYFIHRYFGSNVNLRFRPSHFQFTEPSAEVDIQCTICKGKGCRVCKNSGWLEMLGCGMVHPNVFKAVKLDPEKYTGFAFGLGIERLSMFKYGIEDIRLFYENNLSFLKQF
- the rplT gene encoding 50S ribosomal protein L20, which gives rise to MRAKSVVYTRQRKKKFFRMAKGYYATKKNRWRITIQQIEKSLRHAYVGRKDKKGIFRGIWITRLNAAAREHGLSYSRFISGLKKANIAIDRKMLAEIAISDTNAFKQLAEIAKNSQGVQQAQPDNN
- the rpmI gene encoding 50S ribosomal protein L35, whose amino-acid sequence is MPKIKSHSGAKKRFFVSKTGKVKHKKQGLRHLLTGMAPAHGRNLRKMNILNKTDSKMIKKLIPYA
- the infC gene encoding translation initiation factor IF-3, yielding MRYRINYQIKVPQVRLIDEDGSQLGVKPTNEALALAKERGKDLVEISPAATPPVCKIISYSKLRYEHNKKEKEARKKQKGGHLKEIRIRPAIGQHDLEVKLNHIREFLLEHDKVRVAIMFKGRENTHRELGQVLAEKVKANLSDIGELEGRPTFFGTRLFLNFVPKKDVLKTTVKKPKEAPDPKEVPASKEIPASKDIPTPKDIPAEKKIPSPKEMPTKES
- the thrS gene encoding threonine--tRNA ligase yields the protein MNEKTIEQADLDMLRHSTAHLMAAAVVNLFPETKVAIGPSIEDGFYYDFDRPQPFVPEDLEKIEAKMKEIAKGNLPFLRSEKTKEEALAFFKERNEKYKVELIEAIPDDKVTFYQTGDFIDLCRGPHVKYSSKLKHFKLLSIAGAYWRGDEKREQLQRIYGTVFPTKEELEAHLNRLEEAKKRDHRKLGRELDLFSINEEVGPGLVLWHPKGARIRMIIEDFWRKKHIENGYEMVFTPHIGLGNLWETSGHLDFYKEFMYSPMKIDENNYYAKPMNCPFHLMIYKSALYSYRDLPLRWAELGTVYRYEKSGVLHGLMRVRGFTQDDAHIICRPDQMPDEIRKVIRFCLNILNAFGFKEFNIYVATKPKEKSVGDPVLWEDATKALQEAVKAENLTCSIDEGGGAFYGPKIDIKVKDALNREWQCSTIQFDFNEPERFDLTYIDQSGKKVRPYMIHRALMGSLERFFGVLVEHYGGAFPVFLAPVQVQIMNITEKQEEYGLKLLERFTKTGIRADFDLRNEKIGFKIREAALAKVPYMAVIGDKEKEGETIAVRTKEGKDLGSMKPGDFINLINEEVSKFWNA
- a CDS encoding HEPN domain-containing protein; this encodes MLKDDHLTNIAAFHCEQCVEKCFKAVIEENSQDIPRIHNLIRLYDIIKSKIKTKINEDHLKMLNETYIDTRYPSDLGLLPEGKPSKEKVRKFYKFSDTVYKTILKYLESK